The region TGGGGATGTTGAAGGTGGATTCAGCGGAGATCATGCTGAAGGGCCTGAACCCGAACCTGAACGTGGTCAAGTACAACACCATGCTGACGAGCGAGAATGCGCTCGAGATCTTCAAGGACTACGACGTCATTGCAGACGGAACGGATAACTTTCAGACACGGTACCTGGTGAACGATGCGTGCGTGCTGACGGGCAAGCCGAATGCGTATGGGTCGATCTTCCGGTTTGAAGGTCAGGCGAGCGTGTTTGCGACGGAGACGGGGCCTTGCTACCGCTGCCTCTATCCTGAGCCGCCACCGCCGGGGCTGGTTCCCTCCTGCGCCGAAGGTGGTGTACTGGGGATTCTGCCGGGGCTGGTCGGCATCATTCAGGCGACTGAAGTCATCAAGCTGATCCTTGGAATTGGCGAGACTCTGGCTGGCCGGTTGCTGCTTGTAGACGCGCTGGGGATGAACTTTCGCACGTTGAAGCTGCGGAAGAATCCTGATTGCCCCGCCTGCGGGACGCATGAGATCAAGGAACTGATCGACTATGACCAGTTCTGCGGGATCGAAAAGCCTACGTCCGTGGGACCGCTTGAGGTGGCTCAGAACAAGGATGTTTCCGGCGCTGTGGTCGATGGGATTCCGCAGATCTCCGTGCTGGATCTGAAGGCGAAGCGCGATGCGGGGGAGGATTTCTTCCTGCTCGATGTGCGTGAGCCGCATGAGTACCCGATTGCTAATTTGGGGGCTCCGCTAATTCCGGTGGGGTCGCTGGAGGCGCGGATCTCTGAGATTCCTGTGGCTAAGGATGCGGAGATCGTGGTGCATTGCCGGTCTGGTGCTCGGAGCCAGAAGGCGGCTATCGTGCTGAAGAATGCCGGGTTCATCAATGTTCAGAATCTGGCTGGTGGGATTCTGGATTGGGCGGACAAGGTGGATACGACGATGGCGAAGTACTGATGAACTGTAGAATGCGGCAATGAGGCAGGTTGCCGCAAAGATCGCGTCGCACGGTGTTCGAGCCCGGCTCCTGAGGAAGGTGTCGGGCTCAACTGCGTTAAGCCGAACGATGAGGAAAGCTGTGCGAGTGCTTGCAGAGCATGGGATTCCCTCGCTCGTGGTGGGGGGCTACGCGGTGCAGGAACATGGCTATGCGCGGTTTACTTCCGACGTAGATATCGTGGTGCCTGACGTTGCCGCTGCGATGGAGAGACTCTCGATCTCAGGTTTCCGCGTAAATCCGGGGTCGAGTATGACGTTGACGGACCGGGTGAGCAAGGTTGAGATTGATCTGCTTCCAGGGGATGGAGCGGTCGGTCCCGGGCCGCTGATGCTTCCCTTGCCTGCGGTAGTGTCTGAGGAGCCTACGATTGCGACTCTGCGGACGTTGATTGAGATCAAGCTCTCCAGTTACCTGGGTTCGCCGGTGTCGCGGCTGCGTGATCTGGCGGATGTGATTGAGCTGATCAAGGCGAACGATCTGGATGAATCGTTCGCCCTGCATGAGGCGGTGGCGGGGAAGTTTATCGAAGTGCTGCGGGATATGCGGGCTGAGGGAAACAGGAGCAAGTAACCAGTCCAGGTGCTCAGGCGGTGGGTTCGTCCTTATCGTCTATGACCAGGATTTGGAGGCTTAGCGGGGGCTCCAACATGCAGTCCATTTTGCCCATGGACTCGACGGCTTCGGCGATGGTGCTGGTGAGACAAGGCTCGGTGGTGACGACGAAGGCGAGGCGGTTTTTAGGGTAGCCGGGGCGTTGGATGATGGAGTCTATGTTGGCTCCGACCTTGGACAGGGCTCCGGCGATGGCGGAGACGATGCCGGGTTTGTCGTCCACGATGAAGCGCAGGTAGTGCGGGGCTACCGAGTCTCCGGTGACGGGACGTGGGGTGACCGGGAAGGCTACGGGGCGGGAGTTCTGCGAGACGGCCAGGAGGTCCGAGAGGACGGCGACCGCGGTGGCTTCGCCGCCTGCGCCGTGGCCGGAGAAGACGACGTCTCCGCCGAAGCGGCCGGTGGTGACGACCATGTTCTGCGTGCCGTGGGACCAGGCGATGGGGGACTCGCGCGGCACGAGCATGGGGGCTACGCGGGCGTACATGGAGTCCGGGCTGGTGCTGGAGAGCTGGACGCGGGAGACCTGGCGGATGGTGCAGCCGAGTTCTTTGGCGTATGCGAAGTCTACCGCGTCGACGAGGGCGATGGTCTGGGTGGCGACCTGCTCGGGGTCGAGCTCGACGTGCATGCCGATGCGGGCGAGGATGCAGAGCTTGGCGCGGGCGTCGAAGCCGCCTACGTCCGCGGTGGGGTCGGACTCTGCGTAGCCAAGGGACTGGGCTTCGGCGAGGACCTCCGAGTAGCGTGCGCCGGCTTCCATCTTGGAGAGGATGAAGTTGCAGGTGCCGTTGAGGATGCCGGAGATGCGGGTGATCTGGTCGCCGCCGAGGCCCTGGGTGATGCCGGGGATGACGGGGACTCCGCCGGCTACGGCCGCTCCGTGGAGGAGATGGACGTTGGTGGCGGCGGCCTTCGCCAGGAGCGCGGGGCCTTGGTACGCGATGAGCTGTTTGTTGGCGGTAACGACAGATTTGCCGGAGGCAAGGGCGCGTTCGATCCAGGGGCCCGCAGGGTCGAGGCCGCCCATGAGTTCGACGATGACGTCTGCATCGGACGTGAGGAGGTCTTCTATGTCTTCGGTCCAGATAGCGTCGGCAGGGACGAAGGCGGCCTCCGCGCTTCCCCGCTTACCGGCTATGCCGCGGTTATAGATGTGGGTGAGCCGGAGGTTGGGGAGGTTCAGGGTGTGGAGGAGCTTGGCTACGCTGCTGCCTACGGTGCCGAAGCCTACGAGTGCGATTTTGGTGATGTTCTGTGTGGTCATCAGTAGTCGATTCTGGCGGTAAAGGTGCGCCACGCGTTGAAGGGGGCCAGGGCTTCCGTGCGGAGGATGTTGGTGGTGGGGAGGTCGCGGTCGAAGGTGGGGAGGCGGACCTGCTGGTAGAAGAAGGAGTCGTCGAAGCCGGCTTCGGCGGCGTCTGTGGCGGTGCTGCCAAAGTAGAGGGTGTCAATGCGGGACCAAAGGATGGCGGTGAGGCACATGGGGCAGGGCTCGCAGCTGGAGTAGAGGGTTGCGCCGCGGAGCTCGAAGGTGGAGAGATGGGCGCAGGCGTTGCGAATGGCGGTGACTTCAGCGTGGGCGGTGGGGTCGTTGGTGGCGGTGACGAGATTGATTCCGGTGGCGATGACCTCGCCGGCGCGGACGATGACTGCGCCGAAGGGTCCGCCGCGTCCGGAGAGGACGTTCTGGGTGGCGAGATCGATGGCCTGCTGCATGAACTTGTCGTGATCGGGGGGCAGTGTCATAGACTTTCGATTATGGTACAGGCTCATGT is a window of Granulicella tundricola MP5ACTX9 DNA encoding:
- a CDS encoding nucleoside deaminase, giving the protein MTLPPDHDKFMQQAIDLATQNVLSGRGGPFGAVIVRAGEVIATGINLVTATNDPTAHAEVTAIRNACAHLSTFELRGATLYSSCEPCPMCLTAILWSRIDTLYFGSTATDAAEAGFDDSFFYQQVRLPTFDRDLPTTNILRTEALAPFNAWRTFTARIDY
- the moeB gene encoding molybdopterin-synthase adenylyltransferase MoeB translates to MVLVEEQVQALPKLTNEEVARYSRHLILPEVGYEGQQKLKAAKVLCVGTGGLGAPLALYLAAAGVGTLGLVDFDTVDASNLQRQVIHSTKTVGMLKVDSAEIMLKGLNPNLNVVKYNTMLTSENALEIFKDYDVIADGTDNFQTRYLVNDACVLTGKPNAYGSIFRFEGQASVFATETGPCYRCLYPEPPPPGLVPSCAEGGVLGILPGLVGIIQATEVIKLILGIGETLAGRLLLVDALGMNFRTLKLRKNPDCPACGTHEIKELIDYDQFCGIEKPTSVGPLEVAQNKDVSGAVVDGIPQISVLDLKAKRDAGEDFFLLDVREPHEYPIANLGAPLIPVGSLEARISEIPVAKDAEIVVHCRSGARSQKAAIVLKNAGFINVQNLAGGILDWADKVDTTMAKY
- a CDS encoding homoserine dehydrogenase translates to MTTQNITKIALVGFGTVGSSVAKLLHTLNLPNLRLTHIYNRGIAGKRGSAEAAFVPADAIWTEDIEDLLTSDADVIVELMGGLDPAGPWIERALASGKSVVTANKQLIAYQGPALLAKAAATNVHLLHGAAVAGGVPVIPGITQGLGGDQITRISGILNGTCNFILSKMEAGARYSEVLAEAQSLGYAESDPTADVGGFDARAKLCILARIGMHVELDPEQVATQTIALVDAVDFAYAKELGCTIRQVSRVQLSSTSPDSMYARVAPMLVPRESPIAWSHGTQNMVVTTGRFGGDVVFSGHGAGGEATAVAVLSDLLAVSQNSRPVAFPVTPRPVTGDSVAPHYLRFIVDDKPGIVSAIAGALSKVGANIDSIIQRPGYPKNRLAFVVTTEPCLTSTIAEAVESMGKMDCMLEPPLSLQILVIDDKDEPTA